The segment CATAAAATGTACGGAACGAAGCCTGAAAAACCTCCATATAGACTGCATTGACATCCAGCAATTTCATGTTTGGGATGATTCATGGACCCATGCTCCGGATTGGCAGGAGGGAATTAATAAACTTAAAACAGATGGGAAAATACGCTTTTTTGGAATTTCGATCAATGACTACCAACCCGAAAACGCTTTGGAGCTGGTTCGCTCAGGGCTTGTTGATTCGGTTCAGGTCATCTACAATCTCTTTGAACAAGCCCCTGCCGATAAACTATTCCCCGCTTGTCAGGAATTTAAGGTAGGAGTCATTGTCCGGGTTCCTTTTGACGAGGGAAGTCTGACCGGGACATTCCACCCCAATATGACCTTCCATGAAGAGGATTTCCGTCGGGATTATTTCGGGGGAGACCGCCTAAAGGAAGTGTGCGACCGGGTCCAGGATTTTAAATTTTTGCTCAGGGGAGATATTCAAAACCTCGCCCAAGGGGCTCTCAAATTCTGCTTAACCCATCCCGCGGTTTCGACATTGATTCCAGGAATGCGAAAGGTCTCCCACGTAGATGAAAACGCCGCTGTATCCGACCGGAACCTTTTGACCCAAAAGGAAATGGACCGTTTGCGCCCCTTGGCCTGGCGAAGGGATTTTTATCAATAGGACTTTTGATCCTCATTTTGACAAAACCTTTCCAGTTGACTCCGGAAACCCTGAAACAGGGTTAAAAAAGCAGGAGTAAGGTTTTCACCCCCCTCAAGAATCCAGGTATCGATTCGATCCCGAGAAAAATATTGACCGCTCTCTACCTCTCTTGTGTTCGGTTTGGGAATTTGATCACTTTTACTCAAATAAAGCATCGCGTGCTCAATGGAACGCCCATCGGTTGTTTTTCGAATTCCCATCTTAACCAATACATCAACCTGAATCCCTAATTCCTCCATTAATTCCCGTGTGGCACAAGCCAGATAGGTTTCTGCCACGTCCAAATGGCCTGCGGATGAAGAATCATAATAACCGGGATGTTCTTTCTTTTTTTTGGATCTTTTTTGTAAAAATAGTTCCCCTTTTGAATTAAAAAGGAAAACATGGGCGGATCGGTGTTGAAGTCCCTTCTCGTGGACCCGATCCCTTAGCGCCTTTCCCACCACTTGATTCTGGTGATTGACTACTTCAATCCATTCATCCATGGGAAGAAACATCGGGCCTACCGAACACTTTTATTCCTCCCCTTCTTTTTTATGCCCCGTCTTTTACGAACCACCTCCACGGAAAAAGAGTGGAGAATTTCATCAATGGGAGGAAAAGGTTTTTCTAATTGAATACGGACTTCTTGAACGGAAAAGTTTAAAAAAATCTCTTGGGCCATCCGATTCGCTAATGTTTCCAATAAACGGCACCGCACTTTTTTCCCTGTTTGAAGAATACACCGACACAGCGCCACATAATCAATGGCAGATTTTAAGGAATCCATTTTTGCCGCTTTTTCCAAACTTCCAAAAATCTCAACCTTCGCTTTTAAGCGCTGGCCTATTTTTCTTTCCTCAGGGGTGGTCCCACAATGGCTGTGGAACTCCAACCCATCAATAACCATACGATCCATATACACACTGACCCCCTCAAAAAAAAATCCCCTTTGGGGGAAAAGTTGGGATGGGTGAAAATATCAGGTTCTGGGTTAAAGGGCCTTCTCTAAACATCCAACCACAGTTGCATTACAGGCCCTTCCATTCAGGTGAGATTCGTATTCATCCATAAAATGTTTTAGCGTACTCTGCACAGCAATCGAGGCACCGGTGACAACGGTACAAATCCCTTTTCCTTTTACAATACCACAGAGTTGAATGAGGGCCTCCAAATCTTCTTTCCGCCCTTCCCCGGATTCAATTCGTTCTAACAACTCCGACATATGTACGGTTCCCAAGGAACAGGGAGGACATTGCCCGCAGCTCTCCCTGGCGAAAAACCGGGAAAATTCCAAAACCACTGAAACCATACAAGCAGTTTCATCAAACACAAGCATTCCCGCAGATCCCAATGAAGTTCCAGCTTTTTTAAAAGAATCGAAATCCATGGGAAGGTCCAAATGATCTTCGGTCAGGAGAGAACTAGAGGGACCTCCGGGAAAGACCGCTTTTAGGCGTCTTCCCTCGCGGATTCCCTTCCCGCATCCAAAAATGAGCTCTCTCAAGGCCGTCCCCATGGGAAGCTCATAAACCCCCGGCTGATTAACCGCCCCGCTGACAGAAAACAGCATGGTTCCTGGGCAATGGGGAACGCCAATCCTTGAAAACCAGTCAGCCCCATGATTTAGAATGGAAGGAATATTAGAAAGGGTCTCGGCATTATTCACCAGAGTCGGTTTTTTAAAAAGCCCAAAAGTAGTGGGGTAATAAGGAGGTTTTTCTTTGGGTTTTCCGGAAAACCCCTGGATCACCTCCAACATAGCGGTTTCTTCCCCCGAAACATAGGTGTCTGGTCCACGAAACAAACGGACATCCAGATTTAAACCCGTTCCTAAAATATTTCGCCCCATATACCCGGCATGCCGGGCTTCTTCAATTGCACTCTCTAAAATAGCCACCTCGTCATGGTATTTTTCCTTAATAAAAAGATATGCTTCCTTTGCCCCCATCACAAAACCCGCAATTAGAATGCCTTCAAGAAGCTGATGAGGAACCCGCTGAATTAAAAAACGGTCTTTATAGGTTCCCGGTTCACTTTCACTGGCATTGCACGCTACGTACCGTTCGGTCTCCCTTTGCCCATAAACCATTTCCCACTTTTTACCGGTGGGAAAGCCACTCCCTCCTCTTCCTCTTAAACCTGAACGTTTGACTTCTTTAATAATTTCAAGAGGCAGCATTTTAAGGGCTTTTCGAAAAGCGGAATATCCCCCTTTTTTTTCATATTCATTCAAGTTGGTTAGCTTTAAATCCTCTGTTTGAATCACCACTTGGCCCATAGGTGCGAACTCATTGGTTTAAAAGAAAAATTAGCCCATCATAACATTCCAAACCAACCGGTGTCAATGTTGAATTATTCAAATTTTAGGGATACTCATAAAAGGTTTTTCAAACGGAAATGGCCCTTTAACCTTGTGGAAAAGGCCCACGCCTTAAAAACAAAAACTAACTAAATAAAAAAATTTGCTAATTTTTAAATTTTAGGTGAGGGAAATTCAAACAAGAGGTCTGGGTTTTTATGCGGAGAGATTGAACTAGGTCGTAACCATTTTTATGGTTTCAATGACTTTAGAATCTTCAAAAGGTTTCAAAATATAATAATTGGCTCCAAGGTCTTTACATTTGATGACATCTTGTTGAGTGGCCAGTGAAGTCACCATAATCACCTTAACTTGCGCATGGATCGATTTGAGTGTTTTCAAGGTATCGATTCCATTGAGTTGAGGCATCACAATATCCAAGGTAATCAAATCGGGTTTCAGGTCTTTATATTGCGAAATAACCTGAGCCCCATTCTCAGCCATGCCAACCACTTCACAATGGCATTTTTCCAAAATGGTTTTTAATGACTCTCTCATCACCTTTGAATCATCAGCAATTAAAACCCGTTTTTTCTCTGACATAACTAACCTCCTTCCCTTTTAACGGGGAAATTCTATTTCTTTTTTGAAAAGAAACAATGCATTGATCTAACCCAATGGTTTTTTTTCTATTCAATCTTTCTTTTGGCTTTTTCCTTTAAAGGAAAGACCCAACTCAATATCCCCTTTATCCGAATTTAAGGGAACAATAAAAGGGTCCTCCACCAATGGAACAATCATCCCCATGCTGATAATAGGGGTTGTGATGGTTACCTGTATTCCTAGATCCGCCAATTTTCCCGTTGCATTTCCAACAATAACATTACTGAATTCCGCTAAAGCCTCTTGGCAATCCGAGTTCAGCTCGGTCATTTTCTCCACCCCCATCATTCCTGCAGTCACCGCAAGGGCAGAAACCTTATCGAAACCGATGATAAAAGAACCGTTTAAATCTCCCGAAAAACCGATCACAATAGAAATGGGATGGGAAGGGTTGTTTTCCTTTTCACGCCGAACCTCCCGGACAGAGGCATCCACCCTACCCATCCGTTTCAATATATCTAAGGTGGGCCCTACAAAGGCATTGACATGTTCCGCCCGAATTTCAATGGGCCGATCAGTGGACGAGTTCCGTTCCACGAGTCATCCGTAAGACTTCTTCCACTGAAGTTAATCCTGCGACCACCTTCTTCACCCCATCAAACCGCATATCTCGAAAACCTTTTTTCCACCCATATCCCCGAATGGTATTGGCAGAGGCTTTTGCCAAAATAAGTTCCCGTATGGTTTCATCTACCACCAGAATTTCAAAAACCCCTACCCGTCCTTTATATCCCTTTTGGTTGCATGTTTTACAGCCCTTCCCTTTGTAAAAAGGAATATCTTTCCCCAAATGAATCAACCCCATGGTCTCCAACTCCACCCGTGTCGGGGAATAGGCTTCCCTGCAATTTCCACAAATTTTTCGGGCAAGCCTTTGGGCCACCACGCCAAGGAGAGAGGGGGCCAATAAATACGGTTCAATTCCCATTTCCATCAAACGGGTCACTGCCCCGGGGGAATCGTTGGTGTGCAGGGTGCTAAAAACCAAATGTCCTGTTAAGGCAGACTCTGTTGCAATTTTTCCTGTTTCACGGTCTCGAATTTCCCCAATCATAATAATATTGGGATCCTGGCGCAAAATAGCCCTCAGGGCATTCGCAAAGGTAACGTCCCGTTTCGGATTAACCGGTACCTGGTTGATGGTGGGGATTTGGTATTCAACCGGATCCTCAACTGTGATGATATTTTTTTCAACCGAACGGACCTCATTCAGTGCGGCATACAGCGTGGTCGTTTTCCCGCTTCCGGTTGGCCCCGTAATTAAAATGATTCCATAAGGTTGCCGAATTAAGAACCGAAAGGTCTCAAGATTTCCCTTTGAAAAACCCATTTGTTCCAACCCCAACAAGGAATTTTTTTTATCCAGTAAACGCATCACCACCTTTTCACCAAAACACGTGGGCAGGGTGGATATCCTCATGTCCAAACTCTTTTTTTGGATGCTCATTTGAATCCGGCCATCCTGGGGAACCCATCGCTCCGAGATATCCAATTGAGACAAAATTTTAATTCTAGAAACAATGGCAGCGTGAAGAGACATGCTAAAGGTAAAGGCCTCGGATAGAATTCCATCGATTCTCAAACGAATGGTCAATTGCTCTACCCCTGGTTCAATATGGATATCACTAGCGGATTCTTCCGCCGCATGAGCAAGAATTTTATCCACAATTTTGACGATGGGAATTTCTTTCCCCGCTCTTTTGAGTCTTTCAGATTCAGAGGGACCTTCTCGATCGACTCCGTATTGGTAAAGGTTGATAGAATGGTCTAATTGTTTCTCTAATTTTTCGGTGTAATTAAAGGCCAAAGCGTTTTCAATTTCCGAATCTAAGGCAAGAACAGGAATTATTTTGCACTTAGTCTCGTTGGCCAAGGCATCCATTACTTCAAATCGGGTCGGGTCAGTAATGGCAACGGTAAGTTCATTTCCCAATAAAAAAAGAGGGATCATCTTAAACCGATGGGCAATGGCCTCTGAGACAATATTGAGGACATTCTTTTCAACGGTAATCCCTTTTAATTCCATGACCGGGAGATTAAACTGTAGCCCCACCACTTTTAAGATATCTTTTTCAGTTGCAAACCCTAGTTCAACAATAAAATCTCCTAATGGTTTCTGTCCCCAACCCCGCTTCTTTTGCTCTTCCAGGGCCACCCTTAACTGCTCATTTGAAATAATTCCTTCTTCAACCAGCATTTGTCCAATTTTTTCCTGAACCACTTTTGAAATTGCCATTAAACATTCACCTGAATGTAGACAAAAATTTATGGGAAAGGTTATTACGCCCTTTTAAGAACTCCCTTTTAGGAGTTGATCAATATCATCCTGGGAAACGGCTTTTTTGGGATCCTTTTTCTCCTTCTCTTCTTTCTGAGCTTCACCCTTGACACCCAATATTTCCGTCAACTGATCTTCTGAGAAGGGGTTTTGAAGGTTTTGGGGCTGAAACATTTCTTTTTCTATTTCGGAGGGTAGATGGGAAGAACCCAGGGTTCCTATCTTTTCATCCAGATTGATCCCGCAACCCCCACAAAAATGATCCCCTATGGAATTCCCAAATCCGCAATGAAGGCAGGGGAAAAGTAAAGGATTGCCGCATTTTCCGCAATATCTTCTCCCTGGAAGGTTATCCGATAGACATTCGGTGCAACGCATCTTTTTCTGCCTCATTTGGATCCTGATTAGACTTTAAATCATTGAAGTCTCTATATTATTTCAAACTTATAAGAAGGTCCCCTTTTTGTCAAATAAACAAAATCAAGTAGTGAGATTGAAAAAATAACTAAATGAGGCTTTACATTAAAAGGGAACGTCCCAGTTTGGCATTGACAACCCTTTTTTCCTCATGTTAACTTTCAATTCCTTATTTATCGGTCAAATAAGTGCTGACTCAAGCCGTTGCTCGCCTGATTTCGGTGATTTCTTGCCTATTGGATCTGCTCCCTCGCCCTCCCCATGCAACCCGAAAAATCTGTTTAAAATAATTTAATGTATACCCAGAACCCTCTGAGGGGTCTGGAATTTAAACCCCCTCTACAAAAATCAGTAAAAAGGAGATCTCCATGGCAGCAGCCTATATATTAATGAACGTTCAATCAGGAAAGGTGGGGAAAGCCCTCAATGCAGTCAAGCGTATTCAAGGGGTCCGCTCGGCACATATCGTTGCAGGAGCCTACGATATCATTGGCTATGTTGAAGCAGAAGATTTTGAAAGCCTTGGGCAAAGGATTATGTTTCAAGTCCAGTCAATTAGCGGAATCCGGGGCACCAACACCGCAGTGGTTTTCCAATAAAGCAAAAGACAAAAGCTTTAAACTCAACCTAAAAAAATTTCACCCCTTTGAGGAAAAGAGGAAAAAGGGTGTGGCTAGTTTAAAACCGTACGGATCAACCGACCCCATTCTCTTAAATAGGGCTCTCCCCCCAAAATAAATGTGTCATTGTGGCCCGCACCTGGAAGAAGAGTAAACGTTTTGGGTTGATTGGCGGCTTCGAATAGGGCTTTGCCCTGCTCCCACGGAATAATCTCATCCCTATCTCCGTGAAGGATAAGAACTGGACATGAGATCTTCCCTATTTTTGAAAGGGAATTATATTCGGTTCGAATCAAAAAACCCAGAGGCAAGAAAGGATAGGCGACTCTGGCCATGTCCCGGATCGAAGTAAAGGGTGACTCCAAAATGAGAGCATCGGGTGCTTTTCTCATCGCTAATTCTACCGCAATTGCCGATCCCAATGATTGTCCATAATAAAACAGCTTTTGCGATTTGGGTTGACCCCGTGATTGGACAAAGGCCAGAGCGGCCTCCGCATCTCGATAGGTTCCCTCCTCAGACGGGGTCCCATCACTTTTTCCATATCCCCGGTAATCAATCATAAATAAATGCAATGGCAAAAAATCGTAAAATAACTTTATATGGTCAACACGGTCGCCCATATTTCCCCCGTTTCCATGAAACCAAATCAATGTCCCCTCCGCTCCCTCTTTTTCAATCCACCACCCATTTAATTTAATCCCATCCGAAGAATGGAATCGGACATCTTGGTAGTTAAGGTCTACCGCTTTTGGGGTTTGAATAATCAACCGGCTGGGGAAAAAAATAAAATTTCGATCCATGTTACAGGAAACCAACCCAAAGATGCAAAATAGGAATAGAGGAAACCCTCTTAAAAAGAGGGTAATATTGAGGAACCTACGAAAGGAAACCCTCCGGAATTGGGAATGGATCGGGTCAAAGGTACCTTTAAAATCCACGTCCTGTTTGACAATGCCTTGAGGTTATGACCGTTTTAGAAGTTTCCCTTGACTGCCTTTCCAAATTAAAAGGATCGGACTGGCAACAAAGATAGAAGAGTAGTTTCCTATGACCACACCTAAAATAAGGGCTAATGAAAAATCATGGATCACCTCTCCTCCCCAAAAGAAAAGGGCAAGCAATACCAAAAGGACGGTCAAGGAGGTAACAATGGTACGGCTAAGAACTTGATTGATTCCATCGTTGATCACCTGGGGAAGGTGACGTCCTTTTCGGTTCCTCAAATTCTCTCGAATCCGATCAAATACAACCACGGTATCCGTTAAGGAATAACCGGCCAAGGTTAACAGGGCCGTTACAATCAACAACGTAATCTCCTTATCTAAAAGGTAGAAAATCCCTAATACCGCTAACACATCATGAAAGGTCGCCACCGCTGCAGCCGCTCCAAATCGAAATTCAAACCGGGCCGCAATATACAGAATAATCATAATCAAGGCAAAGGTCACGGCTGTTATTGCCTTCCTTTGAAGTTCCTCCCCAATGGTGGGACCGATTTCCGTACTGCTATCAATCACAAATTGATTATTGGAAAATTCTTGACTGAAGAGTGAAACCAATTGGTTGGAGACCTTGTCTTTAATGCTGGTTTTCTCCTTCACCCGAATGAGAAGTTTATTTCCATCGGTAAATTCCTGAAGCTCTGCATCCGGAAACCCATTTTCCGATAAAAGACGGCGGGCTTCGTCAATTTTCACCGGTTGGTCAAATTTTAGTTGCACGGAGGTTCCCCCTGAAAAATCGATCCCCAAATTGGCCCCTCCCAACCATATCTGAATCAGGGTAAACACCCCTAATAAAACCAAGAGCCCTGAGAAAGCAAAAGTGACGTTCTTTTTTCCAACAAAATCAATGTTTGTTTTTCCTAAAATTTCAAGCATAGCGTCTCCACCTAAATTTAGATACTGAGCCGTTGGAGCTTCCACCGGTTATTAATCATATCCAGGATCACTTTGGTTCCCACCAAGGCGGTAAAAAGATTGATTCCAATACCTAAACACAAGGCTACAGCAAACCCCTTAATCGGTCCGGTTCCAAAAAGGAATAGAACCGCTCCCGTTAAAAGGGTTGTAACATGGGAATCGACAATGGTCACAAAGGCTTTATCAAACCCGCTGTCTACAGCCAGGCGAACAGGTTTTTTCTGCCGAAGCTCTTCACGAATACGCTCAAAGATCAAAACATTAGAATCCACTCCCATACCAATGGTTAAAATGATTCCGGCAATACCCGGAAGGGTAAGGGTTGCATCCAATGCGGCCAAAGCACCAATCAAAACCACCAAATTCAATAAAAGAGCAAAATCGGCAATAATTCCGCAAACCCGATAGTAAACAATCATAAAAAGAATAACCAAAAGCCCCGCCAAAAGAGTGGCCTTAAACCCTTTCTCAATAGAATCCTGCCCAAGAGAAGGTCCAACCGTCAGATTTTGGATAATTTCCACTGGAGCAGGAAGGGCGCCTGCCCGAAGGACTAGCGCAAGATCGCTTGCTTCCTGAAGGGTAAACAATCCACTGATGGAGGCCTGTCCTCCTGAGATTTTATCCCGAATGACGGGTGCAGAGTACACATTGTTATCCAAAATAATGGCAAGCTGCCGGTCGATATTTTCACCGGTAATTTTTTCAAAGAGCCGCCCTCCTTCCCGGTCAAAGGATATACTGACATATGGTTGATTAAACTCGTCAAAATTTATATGGGCATCCGTTAAAGAATCTCCACCAATTAATCTCCTTTTCTCCACCAAATAAGGCCGTTTGGTAATTCGACCTGTTTCTTCATCAATATTCTTTTCAAACAAAATCTGATCCTCTTCTAAAATTTTTTCGGAAATCCCAGCAAGCCAACTCACCTCCTCTTCGGCGGAAACCGATGTGGGCAGCTGGGAAGCCAAGGGAGATTGGGAATCAACCAGTTTAAATTCCAATAGAGCTGTTTTTCCAATTAAATCGATGGCCCTTTGAGGGTCTTTCACCCCCGGAAGTTGAATTAATATCTGATCTTTTCCCCTTTTCTGGATTAACGGTTCAGTCACCCCAAATTGATCGATTCGGTTCCGAATGGTTTCCAAAGCCTGGGATATGGCATTGGTGGCAATTTTTTCTCCCCTCCCTTCGGGCAATGAAAAAACAAGCGTTCCTTCCTTTCGGTCCGTATTATCAAAACCCGATAAACCTTTTTCCACCGCATTAATCAGGTTTTCCCTAATATCGTCATTTTCTGCTGTATACGAAATGGTAATTTCTTCAGGGCCAGACCGTTTTGCTTCCGCAGAAAATTTCTTTTCCGAAAAAAGCTCTTTCAGGCTGGTCACCGCCCGTTCCACATGGTTTTCAACCGCTTTTTCTCCTTCCACTTTTAAAATTAGATGAATACCCCCCTGAAGGTCCAAACCCAAGGTAATGGCCTTGCTGGGCATCACATTCTTCCACCACTGTGGCATGGCTTGAAACATTGGGGTTGAAGGAAGAAAAAATAAAAAAGATAAAAGGGTTACGGTCACAATCAGAATCGCACGGGCTCTAATTCCCTTCTTCATCTACACCTCCTCAAGGAACGGTTAACAGATCGCCAGGTCCCTTAAATCCATTCCACTCTAAAAAGCTCTTTAGTTTCCAAAAGAATTCTAAGGATAACACGTTCTTAATCATCCGTCTCCCCCCTTAGACTGGCAACGGTATCCCTCAAAATTTTAATTTTGACATTATCCGCTACTTGAAGCGTAACGGTCTCCTTGCTGAGATTGGTCACCGTTCCCAAAATTCCTGCATTGGTCACTACCTTGTCCCCTTTTTTCAATAATTCCAGTAGCTGCTTGTGTTTTTTTTGGCGCCGCTGCTGGGGGAGAATTAATAAAAAGTAGAAAATCACAATGATTAAAACAAAAGGAATTAAACTGGCGATCACACCACCCGTTGACCCTGAGGATCCACCGTCAGGTGTTTGCGCCCAAGCAATCCATGTCATCCAGCCCACTGATCAGCCTCCTTTCTCAAAAAATAAAACTGCTGGGTAAAATCATCAAAAACTCCCTCGGAAATCGCTTCTCTAATCTTTTTCATTAACTGAAGATAAAAATTTAAATTGTGGAGCGTATTGAGTCGTAAACCCAATATTTCATGGGCCATAAACAAATGACGTAAATAAGCCCTTGAAAATCTTCCGCAGGTATAACAATCACAAGCCTCATCAATCGGCCTGGGGTCTTTTTCATATTTAGCCTGCTTAATCACGATGTGTCCATGACGGGTAAACAACCATCCCGTCCGAGCATGCCGTGTGGGCATAACACAATCAAATAAATCAATTCCACTTCGCACCCCCTCCAATAAGTCCTCGGGTTTTCCTACCCCCATTAAATAACGAGGGGAATCGTTCGGCAAAAAGGGTACCACACAATTTACCATTTCCCGCATCATTTCCTGACTTTCCCCCACGCTTAATCCACCGATGGCATACCCATCAAACCCGATATCAAGGATTTCACCCGCAGATTGTTCCCTGAGTTTTGGGAAAAATCCGCCTTGAACAATTCCAAATAAGCTTTGGTCAACCCGATGGTGAACAGTTTTACACCGCTGAGCCCAGCGAGTGGTTCGTTCCAATGAAAAAGCGGCATGATCATAAGAAGAGGGATACGGAAGACATTCGTCAAATGCCATAATGAGGTCCGCGCCCAAGGCCTCTTGGATCTCAATACTCAGATCGGGTGAAAGAAAATGAGTGGATCCATCCAAATGGGATTGGAATATAACCCCCTCTTCAGTCACTTTACTTAGTTTTCCCATACTCATGACCTGAAACCCACCGCTATCCGTCAATATGGCTCCATCCCACGAAATAAAGCCATGCAACCCACCCATTGAACGGATCAGGTTATGCCCTGGACGCAAATACAGGTGATAGGCGTTGCCGAGAATAATTTGAGCTCCTAAGGAGGCCAACTCATCCGGGGTAAGTGTCTTCACGCTCCCGGCAGTACCCACGGGCATAAAAGCAGGGGTGTCAATTATCCCGTGAGAGGTTTCAAGTTTCCCTCTCCTCGCCAAACTCTTGGGATCTTTTTCCAAAACCTGAAATTTCATTTTTACATTCGCTCAGGGGCTTGAACCCCCAAAATTTTCAACGCATTTTGAATCACCATTTGAACGCACTTCATAAAAAAAAGACGGGCTTGGGTTAATTCTAAATCCGGGGTGATAATGCGATGATTAAAATAAAACTGGTGGAGCTGGGAAGCCAGCTCTTGAAGATAAAAAGTCAACCGGTGGGGTTCAAGGGATAAGGCACTCCCTTCCACAATTCCTGG is part of the Nitrospiria bacterium genome and harbors:
- the yajC gene encoding preprotein translocase subunit YajC translates to MTWIAWAQTPDGGSSGSTGGVIASLIPFVLIIVIFYFLLILPQQRRQKKHKQLLELLKKGDKVVTNAGILGTVTNLSKETVTLQVADNVKIKILRDTVASLRGETDD
- the secD gene encoding protein translocase subunit SecD, yielding MKKGIRARAILIVTVTLLSFLFFLPSTPMFQAMPQWWKNVMPSKAITLGLDLQGGIHLILKVEGEKAVENHVERAVTSLKELFSEKKFSAEAKRSGPEEITISYTAENDDIRENLINAVEKGLSGFDNTDRKEGTLVFSLPEGRGEKIATNAISQALETIRNRIDQFGVTEPLIQKRGKDQILIQLPGVKDPQRAIDLIGKTALLEFKLVDSQSPLASQLPTSVSAEEEVSWLAGISEKILEEDQILFEKNIDEETGRITKRPYLVEKRRLIGGDSLTDAHINFDEFNQPYVSISFDREGGRLFEKITGENIDRQLAIILDNNVYSAPVIRDKISGGQASISGLFTLQEASDLALVLRAGALPAPVEIIQNLTVGPSLGQDSIEKGFKATLLAGLLVILFMIVYYRVCGIIADFALLLNLVVLIGALAALDATLTLPGIAGIILTIGMGVDSNVLIFERIREELRQKKPVRLAVDSGFDKAFVTIVDSHVTTLLTGAVLFLFGTGPIKGFAVALCLGIGINLFTALVGTKVILDMINNRWKLQRLSI
- the tgt gene encoding tRNA guanosine(34) transglycosylase Tgt, with amino-acid sequence MKFQVLEKDPKSLARRGKLETSHGIIDTPAFMPVGTAGSVKTLTPDELASLGAQIILGNAYHLYLRPGHNLIRSMGGLHGFISWDGAILTDSGGFQVMSMGKLSKVTEEGVIFQSHLDGSTHFLSPDLSIEIQEALGADLIMAFDECLPYPSSYDHAAFSLERTTRWAQRCKTVHHRVDQSLFGIVQGGFFPKLREQSAGEILDIGFDGYAIGGLSVGESQEMMREMVNCVVPFLPNDSPRYLMGVGKPEDLLEGVRSGIDLFDCVMPTRHARTGWLFTRHGHIVIKQAKYEKDPRPIDEACDCYTCGRFSRAYLRHLFMAHEILGLRLNTLHNLNFYLQLMKKIREAISEGVFDDFTQQFYFLRKEADQWAG